ACTGCAACCCGATCAGGTCGGCCACCGGGCCGGCGAGCGCCATCGAGACCGGCATCAGGCTGATCGAGACGAAGAAGTCGAGCGAGGCGACCCGGCCGAGCAGCTCCGGCGGCACCCGCCGCTGCAGCAGGGTGCCACAGATGACCATCGGCGCCGAGAAGAGCACGCCGATCACGAAGGCGGCGGCCGCCACCTGCCAGACCGCCGTCGCGAAGCCGATCGCCAGGAAGGGCAGGCAGCCGACGCCCCACATCAGGTTCATCCAGGTCAGGTAGCGCCGGGGCATCGGGAGCGAGCCGACCACGAGCGAGCCGACGGCGCCACCGATGCCGAAGCAGGCCATCACCACGGCGTGGTCGCCGGGGCCGCCGCCCAGCTCGTCCTTCATCAGGAACGGGACGAGGACCTCGAGCGGGCCCATCATCACCAGGATCATGATCGACGCGAAGAGCAGCGTGGCCAGCAACCACGGCGTGCGCACCATGTAGGCGAAGCCCTCGCGCATGTCCGCGACCGCGCTCGCCACCGCGTGCGCCGCCCCTCCCGCCCCGGCCTCGCGGTCGGGAGTGGGGAGGTCGCGTCGTACGGCGGTCAGGGGGACCCGCGCCAGGACGGCCAGCCCGAGCAGGTAGGCGCCCGCCGCCACCGCGATCGCGGCCGACGAGGACGCCGCACCGACCACGGCACCGGCGACAGCGGGTCCGAGCGCCTGCCCGATCGTCGGCCGCACCATGCCCTCGAAGCCGTTGACGGCGAGCAGGTCCTCCTCGGGCACGAGCGCCGGCAGCCAGGCCGAGTAGGCCGGGTAGTAGAAGGCCATGGCACAGCCGGCGGTGAACGCGACGGCGGCGAGGTGCCAGAGCTGGGTGAGGTCCGCGAACGAGAGCACCGCGACGAGCGCCATGCCCGCGAGCTCGACCGACGTGGTGACGAGCAGGATGAGCTTCTGCGGGACCCGGTCGGCGACCACGCCGCCGAGCAGCGCGGGCAACAGGACACCCACGGCGCCGGCCGTGCTGACGACGGAGAGCGCGCTCGCGCCACCGCCGATCCGGATGACCTCCCACACCAGGGCCACGACCCAGACGCCGCCACCGAAGGAGGTCAGCAGCAGCGCCGTCCCCAGCCACCGGTACGACGCGTGCCGGAACGGCATGAACGCGCGCGGCAGCCGCCGCGCCCGGGTCGGGGGAAGGGGGGTGAGCTGATCGGTCATGGTCGTCCTCCAGTGTGCAGAGGAGGACCGACAGCAGCCATCGATTTCATCGGCCCGGCTCCCGCGCCGGCGCCGACCGCGGTCAGGAGACCGGCAGGGCGACGTACGTCGTGTCGAGGTACTCCTCGATCCCCTCGAAGCCACCCTCCCGGCCGAACCCGCTCGCCTTCACCCCGCCGAACGGCGCCGCCGGGTTGGACACCAGGCCGGTGTTGATGCCGAGCATCCCGGTCTCGAGTCGCTCCGCCAGCCGGATCGTGCGGGCGAGGTCGCGGGTGTAGGCGTAGGCCGCGAGCCCGTACTCCGTCGCGTTCGCCAGCGCGATCGCCTGGTCCTCACTGGTGAAGGTCGTGATCGGCGCGACCGGCCCGAAGGTCTCCTTGGTCACCGCGTCCGCGTCCGCCGGTACGTCGACCAGGACGGTCGGCGGGAAGAAGTAGCCGTCGCCCGCCGGGGCCTCGCCGCCGGTCAGCACGCGGGCACCCCGCTCGACCGCGTCAGCCACCGTCGCGGACACCGAGGCGACGGCCTTCGCGTCGATGAGCGGACCGACCTGCACCCCGACGTCCTGGCCCCGCCCGACGCGGAGCGCGCCCATCCGCTGCGCGAGCCGCTCGGCGAAGTCCGCCGCGACGGACTCCTCCACGAGGAAGCGGTTGGCCGACGTACAGGCCTCACCCATGTTGCGCATCTTGGCGACCATCGCGCCCTCGACGGCCGCGTCCAGGTCGGCGTCGGCGAAGACGAGGAAGGGCGCATTGCCGCCCAGCTCCATCGACACCCGCTGCAGCTGGCCCGCGGACTGCTCGACGATCTTCTTGCCGACGACGGTGGACCCGGTGAAGCTCACCTTCCGCAGCCGCGCGTCGGCCTGCAGCGTGCTGCTCAACCCGCCCGAGTCGCTGGTCGTCACGACGTTGAGCACCCCGGCGGGCAGCCCGGCCTCCGCCAGCAGCGCCGCCAGGTAGAGCATGGTCAGCGGCGTCTGCGCCGCCGGCTTGACCACCATCGTGCAGCCGGCCGCGATCGCCGGACCGATCTTGCGGGTCCCCATCGCGAGCGGGAAGTTCCACGGGGTGATGAACAGGCACGGACCGACCGGCTTGCGCACCGTCAGCAGGCGACTGCCGCCGGCCGGGTTCTGCATCCACCGGCCGTGGATCCGGACCGCCTCCTCCGAGAACCAGCGCAGGAACTCCGCACCGTAGGTGACCTCCCCCTTCGCCTCCGCGATGGGCTTGCCCATCTCCAGGCTCATCACCAGAGCGAGGTCGTCGGCATGCTGGGTCACCAGCGCGAACGCCCGTCGCAGGATCTCGCCCCGCTCGCGCGGCGCCGTCGCCGCCCAGTCCGCCTGCGCCGCGACCGCCGCGTCGAGGGCCGCCCGCGCATCGTCGAGCGTCCCGTCGGCGACATCGGTGAGCACCGACCCGTCCGCCGGGTCGATGACGTCGATCCGGCCACCGCCGCTCCCGGGGACCCACGCGCCCCCGACGTACAGCTGACGGTGCGACTCCGGGAGCAGGTGGCCGAGGCGTTCGCGGAAGCTCATGACCTCACTCTGGCACCTCACCGGCTGGATCGGCAGGGTGGCCGAGCGGGACCTTGGTCCCGGGTCCGCCGACCGAACGGAGGATTCTCCGATGATCCCCCTTGACCCGCTTGAGCACGGGGTTAGAGTTGTCCTGTCGTACTTCGGAGGGAGCACC
Above is a genomic segment from Nocardioides aromaticivorans containing:
- a CDS encoding MFS transporter; the protein is MTDQLTPLPPTRARRLPRAFMPFRHASYRWLGTALLLTSFGGGVWVVALVWEVIRIGGGASALSVVSTAGAVGVLLPALLGGVVADRVPQKLILLVTTSVELAGMALVAVLSFADLTQLWHLAAVAFTAGCAMAFYYPAYSAWLPALVPEEDLLAVNGFEGMVRPTIGQALGPAVAGAVVGAASSSAAIAVAAGAYLLGLAVLARVPLTAVRRDLPTPDREAGAGGAAHAVASAVADMREGFAYMVRTPWLLATLLFASIMILVMMGPLEVLVPFLMKDELGGGPGDHAVVMACFGIGGAVGSLVVGSLPMPRRYLTWMNLMWGVGCLPFLAIGFATAVWQVAAAAFVIGVLFSAPMVICGTLLQRRVPPELLGRVASLDFFVSISLMPVSMALAGPVADLIGLQWTFAIAAVVPGVTAAVAIVWARLPADELAHPLREEPAAVSP
- a CDS encoding NAD-dependent succinate-semialdehyde dehydrogenase yields the protein MSFRERLGHLLPESHRQLYVGGAWVPGSGGGRIDVIDPADGSVLTDVADGTLDDARAALDAAVAAQADWAATAPRERGEILRRAFALVTQHADDLALVMSLEMGKPIAEAKGEVTYGAEFLRWFSEEAVRIHGRWMQNPAGGSRLLTVRKPVGPCLFITPWNFPLAMGTRKIGPAIAAGCTMVVKPAAQTPLTMLYLAALLAEAGLPAGVLNVVTTSDSGGLSSTLQADARLRKVSFTGSTVVGKKIVEQSAGQLQRVSMELGGNAPFLVFADADLDAAVEGAMVAKMRNMGEACTSANRFLVEESVAADFAERLAQRMGALRVGRGQDVGVQVGPLIDAKAVASVSATVADAVERGARVLTGGEAPAGDGYFFPPTVLVDVPADADAVTKETFGPVAPITTFTSEDQAIALANATEYGLAAYAYTRDLARTIRLAERLETGMLGINTGLVSNPAAPFGGVKASGFGREGGFEGIEEYLDTTYVALPVS